A genomic region of Rhipicephalus sanguineus isolate Rsan-2018 chromosome 1, BIME_Rsan_1.4, whole genome shotgun sequence contains the following coding sequences:
- the LOC119405253 gene encoding uncharacterized protein LOC119405253: MCDPVYRATRGEKSPNIVSAATKPIKGESPRSTAVTSCQLDEAVNLQTFRSWIVGFNETSYVRGIIDGGSQRTFIKEVLVTRLGLKILRETCLAVNTFASDAPSRVTKCNVVEVRLRSQFDYNEHVIEAIAMPVICHDIPATAMECSFAAKLRERNYRLADEQTVPRECGEKGISLLIGSDQLWKIVSGDIIRSTEAQGLVAVKTTLGWTLQGPVTKTSFISETSEVMICVLRVQAEESKGLEQNILECFWTLDAMRIAPKEATHRHADTLSVFESKMTKIGKRYQVPVPRKNPDIELLQVNYSVALTRLRNLVKRISKPEGLLERYDTVIRQYIVSGHAEVVLDNESLDGPAYYMPHREVIREESLTTKLLRITAWVQRLVSKVRFKTKEDGAISAEEILAAERYRIRQVQSESFPDERRWLEEKQGLPSNSWVAQLHPFIDESGLLRVGGRLENLRDSWDVKHPFLLPSQHRFTELVFADAHRRVMHGGVTATVHNVRERFWIPRAR, from the coding sequence ATGTGCGACCCAGTTTATCGTGCGACAAGAGGCGAAAAGTCACCCAACATAGTCTCTGCTGCTACTAAGCCAATAAAAGGAGAGTCACCGCGGTCGACTGCCGTTACAAGCTGTCAACTTGACGAAGCCGTCAACTTACAGACCTTCCGTTCTTGGATTGTCGGTTTCAACGAGACGTCTTATGTCAGAGGCATCATCGACGGAGGCAGTCAACGCACGTTCATTAAGGAAGTCCTGGTGACACGGTTGGGACTAAAAATCCTTAGAGAGACTTGCCTTGCGGTGAACACGTTTGCATCAGACGCTCCTTCTCGTGTGACAAAGTGCAATGTCGTCGAGGTTCGCCTACGTAGCCAGTTTGATTACAACGAGCACGTCATCGAAGCCATCGCCATGCCAGTAATTTGCCACGACATCCCTGCCACGGCTATGGAATGCTCCTTCGCAGCCAAATTGCGAGAGCGAAATTATCGGCTGGCAGACGAGCAAACTGTGCCTAGAGAGTGTGGCGAAAAAGGCATTAGCCTGCTCATAGGATCTGATCAACTGTGGAAGATCGTGAGCGGCGACATCATACGCAGCACGGAAGCACAAGGATTGGTAGCGGTCAAGACCACTCTTGGATGGACGCTCCAAGGTCCTGTCACAAAAACGAGCTTCATAAGCGAAACATCCGAGGTGATGATCTGCGTCCTGCGAGTGCAAGCTGAAGAAAGCAAAGGATTGGAGCAAAACATACTGGAGTGCTTTTGGACGTTGGATGCCATGCGAATTGCACCAAAGGAAGCAACTCACAGGCACGCAGAcaccttgtctgttttcgagagtAAGATGACAAAGATAGGAAAACGGTACCAAGTACCCGTGCCACGTAAAAACCCGGACATCGAGCTGTTACAAGTCAACTACAGCGTCGCACTTACCCGACTACGAAATCTTGTTAAACGTATCTCGAAGCCAGAAGGATTGCTGGAGAGATACGATACAGTGATACGTCAGTACATTGTTTCCGGCCATGCTGAAGTTGTACTTGACAACGAATCACTGGATGGCCCtgcgtactacatgccacacaGGGAGGTCATTCGAGAGGAATCactcaccaccaagctccttcggaTCACAGCATGGGTGCAGCGTCTTGTGTCCAAGGTTAGGTTCAAGACTAAGGAAGATGGAGCCATATCTGCTGAAGAAATCTTGGCAGCCGAGAGATACCGGATCCGCCAAGTTCAATCTGAATCGTTTCCCGATGAGCGGAGGTGGCTAGAAGAAAAACAAGGTTTACCCAGTAACTCATGGGTAGCACAACTACACCCATTTATCGACGAAAGCGGGCTTCTACGCGTCGGCGGAAGGCTAGAAAATCTCAGAGACAGCTGGGACGTGAAGCATCCATTCCTGCTTCCAAGTCAACACCGTTTCACCGAGCTGGTATTTGCCGATGCCCATCGGCGAGTCATGCACGGAGGAGTAACGGCGACAGTACACAACGTACGCGAACGCTTCTGGATCCCGAGAGCGCGATAA
- the LOC119405342 gene encoding uncharacterized protein LOC119405342: MDRLKAKRAARRTQSTKVMNEATTLLESDCNDRTALSKVIDKLVASRDELRKINAKLEEVIPVEELEREYESAANYDDQALESLTRLRCRLEDLSLGNTRQTSPSTTLNTPPAPATAAFQSLGPRLPTLTMKPFHGDLCQWTSFWERFNGAVHTNLTLSTTDKFHYLHNYLAGEAAAAISGLPTTEACYESAIQLLKQRFGDKSRIVQQHFRALRELQPVTSPSDTRELRRLYDAVQLNVRCLNVLDVPTSSFSAMLYDVMLQSLPQEIIVAFYRHRRLQEEALGTGRAASGKPTTTPCENLEQLLRYT; encoded by the coding sequence ATGGACCGCCTGAAAGCGAAACGTGCTGCTAGGCGAACTCAGTCAACGAAAGTAATGAATGAGGCGACAACGTTGTTGGAGAGTGACTGCAACGACCGAACAGCGTTAAGCAAGGTTATCGATAAGCTCGTCGCAAGCCGTGACGAGCTTCGGAAGATCAATGCCAAGCTCGAGGAAGTGATTCCGGTAGAGGAACTTGAGAGGGAGTACGAGTCTGCGGCGAATTATGACGACCAGGCACTCGAGAGCCTGACGCGCCTACGGTGCCGGCTTGAAGATCTGAGCCTCGGTAACACGCGACAGACTTCTCCTTCGACGACGCTCAACACGCCGCCTGCCCCAGCGACAGCTGCATTCCAGAGCTTGGGACCTCGCCTTCCAACGCTAACCATGAAGCCGTTTCATGGGGACTTGTGTCAATGGACGTCGTTTTGGGAGAGATTCAACGGAGCCGTCCACACGAATCTAACTCTGAGCACGACGGATAAATTTCATTACCTACACAACTATTTGGCAGGTGAAGCAGCAGCCGCAATTTCCGGACTACCAACCACGGAAGCGTGTTATGAAAGTGCTATCCAGCTGCTGAAGCAGAGGTTCGGGGACAAGAGCAGGATCGTACAGCAGCACTTCAGAGCGCTTCGTGAACTGCAGCCCGTGACCTCTCCATCAGATACAAGGGAGTTGCGAAGGCTTTACGACGCAGTCCAGCTTAATGTCCGCTGCCTCAATGTGCTAGACGTCCCAACTAGCAGTTTTTCGGCGATGCTCTACGACGTTATGCTTCAATCCCTGCCACAAGAAATCATCGTGGCGTTCTACCGCCATAGACGTCTCCAGGAGGAAGCACTAGGCACGGGACGCGCTGCTTCAGGAAAGCCAACCACAACGCCTTGCGAAAACCTTGAGCAGCTCTTGCGGTATACATAG